The Comamonas testosteroni genome contains the following window.
GCCTGATGGTGCGGGCAGCCGGGTCCACCTCCAGATCCGCATGGCGGATCACCGGCGATGCCTGACCGGCCGCGCGGCGCATCATGGCGCGCAAGCGGGCCTCCAGCTCGTCCATGTCAAAAGGTTTGACCAGGTAGTCATCGGCACCCAGATTGAGCCCCGCGACCCGGTCCTGCACCTGATCGCGTGCCGTGAGGATCAGCACCGGCGTGGCCGGATCCGGCAGTTGCGGCACGCCGGGCCGGCCGGTCTGCTGGCGCAGGCGGCGCACCACCTCGCTGCCATCGCCGTCGGGCAGCCCCAGGTCCAGCAACACGGCATCGAAGCGCTCGGCACTCAGGGCATGCCAGGCCTCGGCCACGCTGGCGCACACGTCCACCGCATAGCCGCGCTGCATGAGATTGGTTCGCAGCCCCGCTGCAATGCCTTCGTTGTCTTCGACCACCAGAATTCGCATGCACGCATTGTGCGCGGCAATCCCCAATCCACTCAACTTGCCGGTCAACGCCGATGCACACCTCCCCTGATCGCGCATGGGCTTGACATCCGCAAGCCAGCATTTCGCCTTAACATCGGCCACCCTCCATTGCCGCAACCTGCCGCAGCGCCTTCATGTTCTTCTTCGATCCGTTTCTGTTTGCGCTGTTCAATGCCGATGCTCAGACGCACTGGTTCAGCATCCAGCTGGCACGTTCGCTCTCGGCCTGGTTGCCCAATCTGAGCGGCGCTCTGGTCCTGCTGGCCCTGGTGTTCGGCTCACCGGCAACGCGTCGCACCATGCTGATGCTGCTGCTGTCCATGGCCATGGCCTGGCTGATCGCCAGACTCATACGCTGGGGCTTCCCGGCTCCGCGCCCATTCCAGCTCAATCTGGGTACGCTATGGATTCAGCATGGCGGACGTGCCGGCTTTCCCAGCCTGCATGCCAGCGGAGCCTTTGCCCTGGCCATGGCCCTCAGCCTGGGCGCAACCCGCCACCGCAAGCCGCTGGTCTGGCTGGCCTGGATAGCCGCCATCGGCATCGCCTGGAGCCGCGTCCATCTGGGGGTGCACTTTGCCTCCGATCTGATGGCCGGCGCGCTGGTAGGCATCAGCGGTGCCCTCATCGTCTGGCATATCGCCTTCCAGCTGCGCCGCCGCCGTCATCTGCGCGTCATGCCGCATCTCAGACGCCTGCGCAGCGCATGGACGGCCCAGGGCTGAGCAAGACCTTAAGCGCTTGTTAAGCAGCGCTTTCTATCGTGGCGGGCATGAAGTCGTCCGCCCCCTCGATCCCTTACCCTCCTCTTCGCCCAGCCTCCTCTCCAGCCCTTCTGGGCTGGACTGTCATCGCCCTGGCCTGCGTACTGGCCTGGGACATGAGCGCCCTGGACATGCCCATGGCGCACTGGTTTGGCAACCGCCAGGGCTTTGCCCTGCAGAACGACTGGTTCATGGTCAATATTGCCCATGAAGGCGCGCGCAAGCTGGCCTGGATCATCGTGATGGGGCTAAGCCTGACGATCTGGTGGCCCGTCGGCTGGCTGCGCAACGTGCCTTATCCACGCCGGATACAGTTGGTGGTGGGTTCATTGATCGCGCTCGTCGTCATGACCCTGATAAAACGCATCAGTGTCACCAGTTGCCCTTGGGATCTCAGCGATTTTGGCGGCGTGGGCCACTATGTCTCTCACTGGGCCTGGGGAGTGACAGACGGTGGCGGCGGCCACTGCTTTCCAGCCGGCCACGCCTCGGCGGGTTTTGCCTTCATCAGCGGCTACTTTGCGCTGCGCCACGACCTGCCGCGCGCCGCGCGCCTGTGGCTTGCTGCGGCCCTGGTGGCTGGTTTTGCCCTGGGCCTGGCGCAGCAGATGCGCGGCGCCCACTTCATGAGCCACACCCTGTGGACCGCCTGGCTTTGCTGGACGGCCAGCTGGTTTTGCGATCTGCTGACCACCCGCCGCCTGGCGCGCCAGGCACCGGCGGATACAGCCATGTCTCCCGACGAGCTGCTTGCCCAGGACTGAGCGCAGCACACATGCAAAGGTCATTCATGCTGCTCTTCGATGCCCCCGTATTTCACTTTCTGAATGCCAACACCCAGAGCCCGCTGTGGTGGATTCAAGCCTCGCGCTTTGCCTCCAACTGGTTGCCCGGCCTGTGCGCCCTGCCCGTGATTGCTGCCATGCTGGCGCTTGCCAAGGGCTGGCAGCGCAGCCTGCAACTGGCCTTGCTGTCCATGGCATGTGCCTGGCTGGCCTGCCGTCTGATTCGCTGGGGCCTGCCCATGCCCAGGCCGGCGCAACTGGGCATGGGCATGCAGTGGATAGCACATGGTGTCAGCGCCAGCTTTCCCAGCATGCACGCCGCCGGCGCCTTTGCCCTGGCTCAGGGCATCAACCTGGGAGTGGGCAGACACCAGCGCTGGCTGGTTGTTGTCGCATGGCTTCTCGCCACCAGCGTGGCACTCAGCCGCGTGGTGCTGGGCGTGCATTTCCCGTCGGACGTTCTGGCCGGCATGCTGGTCGGTGCCGCCAGCGCCGTGCTGGTCTGGCGCAGCGCCCTGCAGATTAAACAAGCCCGGCGCCGCCAACGGCTCAAGCGCCGGCTGCAAACCCAGATCGGCTGAGGCACGCTATCAAAACAAAAGCTGCCAGCGCTTTATCCATGAGCGCTGGGAGCTTTTTTGATGAGGCATGCTTCAAGTCAGAGGCATCGAGCAAGAGCCGCCTCGCAGCGAAGATGCCGTCCCCCTCGGGGGGAAGCGGCATAGCCGCTCAGGGGGCTTATTCCACCCGGCAGATCTTGAGCATATTAGTACCACCGGGCTGGCCCATGGGTTCGCCGCAGGTGATGGCGTAGACATCGCCGGACTGCACGATGCCGCGGGCCAGCAAGTGGCCCTTGGCCTGGTCCAGCGCCATGTCACGCTCGGCGCTGGTATCCATCAGCAAAGGACGCACGTTGCGATACAGCGCCATCTTGCGCTGCGTGGCCAGCTTGGGCGTCAGGGCGTAGATGGGGATATGGATGCGATGACGGCTCATCCACAGCGCGGTCGAACCGGAGTCCGTCAGCGCCACAATGGCCTTGGCACCCAGGTGATGCGCGGTGAACAGCGCGCCGATGGCGATGGCCTGGTCGGTACGCTTGAACTGGCTGTTGCTGAAATCAGCATCCTTGACGCGGTCTTCGGCCGCTTCCGCAGCGGCGCAGATGGCGGCCATTTCACGCACAGTCTCCAGCGGGTATTTGCCGGCAGCGGTTTCGGCGCTCAGCATCACGGCATCGGTACCGTCCAGCACGGCATTGGCCACGTCGCTCACTTCGGCACGGGTGGGCACGGGGTTGGTGATCATGGACTCCATCATCTGGGTCGCGGTGATCACCACCTTGTCCATGTCGCGCGCCATGCGGATCATCTTCTTTTGCAGCGCGGGCACGGCGGCATTGCCCACTTCCACAGCCAGATCGCCACGGGCAACCATGATGCCGTCGGAGACCTTGAGAATCTCTTCCAGACGCGGAATGGCCTCGGCACGCTCGATCTTGGCGATCAGGCCGGGCCTGTGGCCGTACTGGGCAGCGGCCACATTGCACAGCTGGCGTGCCATTTCCATGTCGGTGGCGTTCTTGGGGAAGCTCACGGCCACGTAGTCGGCCTGGAAGGACATCGCGGTCTTGATGTCTTCCATGTCCTTGGCGGTCAGTGCGGGAGCCGTCAGGCCGCCACCTTGCTTGTTGATGCCCTTGTTGTTGGACAGCTCGCCACCCAGCTTGACGACGGTGTGCACCTCTTCACCACGTACTGCGTCCACGGTCAGCACGATCAGACCGTCGTTGAGCAGCAGCACATCGCCAGCCTTCACGTCACGGGGCAGCTCCTTGTAATCAAGGCCCACGCCGTTGATGTCGCCGAGTTCGGTGCGCGATGCGTCGAGCACAAAGCGCTCGCCTGGCTCGAGCATGACCTTGCCCTCGGCAAACTTGCCGACGCGGATCTTGGGACCCTGCAGGTCGGCCATGATGGCCACTTCGCGGCCCGCACGCTGTGCGGCTTCGCGCACCATGGTGGCACGGTCGATATGGTCCTGCGCCTTGCCATGGCTGAAGTTCAGGCGCACGACGTTCACGCCTTCGCGCACCATTTGTTCAAGCAGTTGCGGATCGCTGGAAGCGGGGCCCAGTGTGGCGACGATCTTGGTAGCACGACTCACTTGCATGAAATGTCTCTCTCGCGATGGAATGTAATCGGGTTTCAATTCTGGCACGAATGCGGTTACATGACTGCATCTTGCACAGCACTGCAGCACCAGGCAAGCGCGTCGCAGAACAGAAAAAACAGTAGCTTCTTGCGCCTACCCATCATTGATATCAGGGTAAATAAAGCTTGAAATGTTTATATTTCAAGCGCTTGCAGCTACTGATTCGGAAGCATAAGAGGGAAACTTGCAGCCGAATCGACAAGCGTTGTGCAGCGCATCAATGGCAGCGTCGAAACAGTTTTGCCCGGCAGGTTCAAATGTGCAGGCCTCAGATCAGCCCGTGGGAGAGCAGATAGGTCACCACATGCGTGAGCATGGCGGCCTCGAGTCCGTAGCGCCAGAGCATGATGCCCGCCAGCAGTCCATAGACGCTTTCACACACCAGCAGCTGCAGTACGACCGGCGCCGGCAGCTCGCCGACCATGGTCCAGCCCAGAAACACCGGAATGCAGCCGGACAGCAGGGCAGCCAGCGCGATGGCCGACCAGCCCAGCCGCCAGTCCGGGCGCTGCCGGGGGCTGCCGAAGGCCTTCCACAACATCCACATCACGCCCGTCAGCATGCCAAGACGCAACAGCAACTCTTCGGTAATCGCGCCGTATAGCAGCTTGGGCCATAGCGGCAGACCGTAGACCGGGTCCACAAAAGACATGCTTTCGGGCCAGAGCACGGCCAACGTCACCAGCCAGGCTGCACCGATCACGCCACCGGCCACGCCGGGCAGGCTCAGCACGCGTACGCCACGCCAGGGCATGCGCCCCTCGGCCAGGGCATGAATCAATGGTGCACTCAAGCCCAGCCTCGGGCCCAGACTGACCCCCAGGCCCACGCTCAGCGCCAGCAGGATGCTCAATCCCGCCGTCGCGGCCCAGCCAACCACAATGTCGGAGCCGCCACTCGCCAGAACGGCCAGCCAGGCCGGCGGCGTCGTCCAGGCCAGCGCCACCACACCCGGCAGACCCAGCAACCAAAGCAGCAAACCCATGCGCGCGACAGACTGTGGCCTGGCAGCTGTGCGATGAGACAGGTGGGCAAAGGTCTGCGGCATGCTGAGCTCCGGTTCAAGCCTCTCAGTCACGCATCAACGCTTCGATCTCGTCGACCTTGACCGGCACGCCGCGAGTGATGAGCTCGCAGCCGGTTTCGGTGACGATGGCATCGTCCTCGATGCGGATACCGATGTTGTGGAACTGTTCGGGCACACTAGGTGCCGGACGCACATAGATGCCCGGCTCTATCGTCGTGACCATGCCGGGGCGCAGGATGCGGCTGGGGCGATTGGCAATGGTTTCACCAGAGATCGGGTCCTTGCGCTCGCTGACCACGCCCAGCTCGCTGGGCTCCACATAGCTGCCGCAGTCATGCACATCCATGCCCAGCCAGTGGCCGGTGCGATGCATGTAGAACTGGAAGTAGGCACGCGACTCGATCACATCCTCGGCCGTGCCGTACTTGGTACGGTCCAGCAGTCCCAGGTCCAGCATGCCCTGGGCCAGCACGGCAACAGTGGCGTCATGCGGGTCGTTGAAGCGCTTGCCGGCCTTGGTGACGGCAATCGCCGCTTCCTGGCTGGCCAGCACCAGCTCATAGAGCGCACGCTGCGCTCCGCTGAACTTGCCGTCGGCCGGGAAGGTGCGCGTGATGTCGCTGGCATAACCATCCAGTTCACAGCCCGCATCGATGAGCACCAGCTCGCCCGCGCGCACCGGCGCCTTGTCTGCCTGATAGTGCAGCACGCAGGCATTGGCACCGGCGGCCACGATGGAGCCGTAGGCCACGTACTGCGAGCCATGCTGGCGGAACTCGTGCAGCAGCTCGGCGTCCAGATGATATTCACGCACCTCCTCGCCATTGCGGATCATGCGGGCCGAGCGCTGCATGGCACGTACATGGGCCTGGGCACTGATCTGCGCGGCGCGGCGCATGATGTCCTGCTCATGCTCGTCCTTGAGCAGACGCATTTCATCCAGCAGCGCACAGGCGTCGCCCTGCTGTGTGGGACAGAGCACGCCAAAGCGCGAGCGGGCGCGCACCTGGCTGAGCCAGCCTTCGACCTGTTCGGCCAGGCCCTTGTGGGTGGCGAAGGGGAACCAGACACGCTCGCGGTTTTCCAGCAGGCGCGGCAGGCGGGAATTGATTTCATCGCTGGAGCAGGCCTGATCCATGCCCAGCCTGGCCTTGGCCGCCTCGGGGCCCAGGCGGTAGCCGGTCCAGACCTCGCGCTCCAGATCCTTGGGCTGGCAGAACAGCACGCTCTTGCCGTCGCTGGTCAGCACCAGGCAGGCATTGGGCTCACTAAAGCCCGTGAGGTAGTAGAAGTAGCTGTCGTGGCGATACAGATACTCGGTATCGCGGTTGCGATGCAACTCGGGAGCCGTGGGGATGATGGCGACACCGCCGTCGCCCAACTGGGCGGCCAAGCGTGCGCGGCGTTGGGCATATACAGAAGTCATGGGCATATCGTAATGCTGGCCGGGCATCTGTACATCAGCTTACATCTGCGGATGTCAGCTATTGCGCTCCTGCCCCTGTGTCGATCTGAATCCGGTGGTCAGCAGCGCCATCGCATCATCGGGCACCAGGACCTCGGGCTGGCTCGCGCGCCAGCCCGACCAGAGCAGACTTGCGCCCGACAGGATCAGCAGGCCGCAGACCAGCCACTCCACCAGCCTTTTGGGCCAGGCGGGCGGATGTCTGGCACTCCACCAGGTCACGCCCGTGACGACAGGAAAGGCCAGCGCCGTCCAGCCCATGACCGCCCAGTTCAGCTGTCCCTCCACAGCCACCATGGCAGCGCGCAGCAACGAGCAGGAGACAAACATGGCAAACAGGCAGTGGCGCACCAGCATGCGATCCAGCGGCTGACGATAGAGGTGATAGACCATGGGCGGGCCAGGCGTGGCAAACAAGCCACCGAGCAGTCCCGACGACACGCCGGCCACCCACATGGAAACGGGGCCCGAGGGCTGGTCCAACGCCTTCTTCTGCATCAGCAGCAGCATGGCGCACAGCACGATCACCAGGCCCAGCAGCATGCGCAGGCCGTTGAGCGTATTGCCGCTGAGCCAGTGCAGCAGCAGCACCCCGCCGACCACGCCCAGCACGCTGCTGATGAGCATGGGCTTGAGCATGGCCCAGTCCGGCTCGAAGCGGTAGGCGCGCATATAGCTGACGCCGTTGATGATGGACAGCAGACAGGCCACATTGGCCGCATCGGCAATATTCATCAGGCCAGTGGCGCCTGCCACGCCGACAAAGATCAGCCCGAACGCGAAGCCCGTGAGGTTCTGGCAGAACGCGGCCAGCCCCACCAGAGCCATGAAGAAAACGATTTGCATGCACTCACCCGATGACGGCCACAAGAGGAACTGTGGATTTGCATCCGGTTGCGCCAGTCAGAAAAGTAAAAAGCATAGCAGATGCTTGCCATGGCAAGCATTCGTGCAATCCACAGGGATACGCCTCAACTCATAGCTTCATGCGCATTGCTGGCATGAGTTCCAAAGCAGTTTATGGAGCAAGTATTTTGATCTGCTGCGCCGACCATTCGACCAGCTCGCCACGCTGCGCATGCCAACCTTGGGGCGCGAAATCCGGCCAGTGGCAAAGCAGCTCGCGGGTTGGCACATCCCAGAGCCAGCACTGCCCTTCGCCCACCACCAGCAAGCGACCGTTCACGCAGTGCAGGTGCCGGGCGCGCGGCAAGCCGGGCATGGGCCAGAGCTGGCCCGCATGGCCTTCCTCGGGCACAGGCGCATGGATATCGAAGATCACTACGCCCGGCGCATGCAGGCAGTCGCCAAACCCATCGTCATCCCAGTTGCCCACGTTCCAGATCGCGACGCGCGAGTCATCCAGCCACACGCAGGGCTGGTCCCAGCCCTCGCCCTGCGCCAGCCGCTTGCGCGAGGGGCCGTCTTCGGACTCCCAGCGGTTGCCATCCAGCCAGGCAGACAGCGACCACACGACGGGAATGCCCACGGGCGCCCAGACCCAGCCGTCGTCCAGCAACCATTGCTGAGCAGGGCTAGGCAGAAGACGACCATGGAAATAGTCCAGATAGTGCGGCTGCTCGAACGCCAGCCCGTCGCGCTCGGTCAGGTTCTCGCCCGTCGCGCAATCCATGACATCGAGCCGGTTCCACTGCGTGCGGTGAATCAGCACATCGCGACCCTGGTGCCGAATAAAGGCGATGGAAAAAGGCACGGTTTGGGGGTGGTAGTCGCCCCCGAAAAGCTGCGCGATGCGCTCACCGGTACGCAAGTTCACCAGCACGCCCCATGTACCGCCATCATTGGCAATCACCGCGTAGTCGCCACTGAGCGCGCAATGTACTTTGAAGCCATGCGGCCAGTGCGGCGTAGGCGGTGTGGGTTCCGGCAAGTCCAGCAGCGCCAGTTGCTGGCTCCGCCCATTTGGCAGCTTCAGCGCATGCAAGCCACCGTCCCGGGTCAGCAGCAGCAACTGCCCCCAGCCAGCCTGCGCAGTGCAGGCATGGACGATGTGCGGGCCTGGCCAGTCGATGCTGCGTGCGCTCAAGTCTCAGCCCTGGTTGAGCTGGGCCAGTCGCTCGGGCGTGCCCACATCGACCCAGCGACCGCGGTAGAGCGAGGCACCCACCCGGCCTGCCCGCATGGCGCGGCGCAGCAGCGGGGCCAGCGGCTCGCGCAGGCCCTCGGGGTTTCCCGGCTCCACATCGAACCACGGTGCTGCAAACAGCTCGGCTTTCAGCAGCGCAATCGTGCTGTAGGTATAGCGTGGGCGCTCGTCGTCGGCAGGCAGGTCCAGCGCCTTGCCGTCCTCGCTCAGGCCAAAGTCGCCACGCGGATTGTGTGCAGGATTGGGTACCAGCCACAGGTGGGCCAGTTCATCGCTGTGCGCAAACGCCTGGGCAGCCTTCGCCGCAAAGCTGAAATCCGGCGCATAGACATCGCCTGCAGCCAGCCAGAAAACCCGGTCCAGCTGCGGCAGGGCGCGGCTGATGCCTCCAGCGGTTTCAAAGGCTTTCTCGGGCTCCGCCGAATAGGAAAGCAATAATTTCGCACTCGCGCCCCCATCGGGCTGCGGCACAAATTCATCGCCGAAATACCCAGGAATCTGCGCCCCCAGCCAGCCGGTATTGATGACGGCTCGCGGCACGCCGGCAGCCAGCAGCGCCTGCATGTGCAGCTGCAACAGCGGCACACCCTGCACCTTGAGCAGCGGCTTGGGCGTGACATCGGTCAGCGGCCGCATGCGCTCGCCCCGGCCTGCGGCCAGCAGCATTGCAGGGGGTTGCACCAGGAGGGAAGCAGCGTTTTCTACAGTCATTGCAATCAGCTTGTCAACATGGTTTGAGGTGCGCAAGACACCTGTTTCTGGGGTTGCACTGTAGAGCATTGACCCGCATCCCGCCTGCGAAAATTGGGCCTCCATTAAAATAATGGGCTTAGCAGAATTACCCCTCCTTTTCGGAGCGCCCTGATGGCCAACACTCAAAATATGGCGAATGCAATCCGTGCACTCGCAATGGATGCCGTTCAACAAGCCAATTCCGGCCACCCCGGTGCCCCCATGGGCATGGCCGACATGGCCGTAGCGCTGTGGAGCCGCCACCTCCAGCACAACCCCGTGAACCCTCACTGGGCCAACCGCGACCGCTTCATTCTGTCGAACGGCCATGGCTCCATGCTGATCTATGCGCTGCTGCACCTGAGCGGCTACGACCTGCCCATCGAAGAGCTGAAGAACTTCCGTCAGCTGCACAGCAAGACTGCAGGCCACCCCGAAGTGGGCATTACCCCCGGCGTGGAAACCACCACCGGCCCTCTGGGCCAGGGCATCACCAATGCCGTGGGTTTTGCACTGGCTGAAAAGCTGCTGGCTGCCGAGTTCAACAAGGACAAGCACGAGATCGTCGACCACCACACTTATGTGTTCCTGGGCGATGGCTGCCTGATGGAAGGCATCTCGCATGAAGCCGCCGCCCTGGCTGGTGCCTGGAAGCTGAACAAGCTGATCGCCCTGTACGACGACAACGGCATTTCCATCGACGGCAAGGTCGCCCCCTGGTTCATCGACAACACGCCCGAGCGTTTTGAAGCCTATGGCTGGAACGTGATCCGCGCCGTGGACGGCCACAACGTGGACGCCCTGGACAAGGCCATCGCCGCTGCCAAGAAGAGCGCCGACAAGCCCACGCTGATCTGCTGCAAGACCCATATCGGCAAGGGCTCGCCCAACCGTCAGGACACGGCCAAGGCCCACGGCGAACCTCTGGGCGCCGAAGAAATCGCACTGACCCGCGCGGCTCTGGGCTGGACTCATGGCCCCTTCGAGATCCCTGCCGAGGTCTACACCGACTGGAACGCCAAGGATCTGGGCACCAAGGCCGAAGCTGCCTGGAACGAAAAGTTCGCAGCCTACACCGCTGCCTTCCCCGAGCAAGCCGCCGAGTTCACCCGCCGCATGGCTGGCGATCTGCCCGCCAACTTCGGTGAAATCGCCGCCAAGATCGCCTCCGACGCCCATGACGCCGGTGCCACCGTGGCCAGCCGCAAGGCCAGCCAGCTGGCCCTGGAAGGCCTGACAGCTGCCCTGCCCGAGCTGCTGGGCGGCTCTGCCGACCTGACCGGCTCCAACCTGACCAACACCAAGTCCACTCCCTCTTTCCGCGTGGATGACAAGGGTGCCGTGGTCAAGACCGAAGAAGGCCAGATCGGCCGCCACATCAACTACGGTGTGCGCGAGTTCGGCATGGCCGCCATCATGAACGGTGTGGCGCTGCACGGCGGCTTCATCCCCTACGGCGGCACCTTCCTGACCTTCTCCGACTACAGCCGCAACGCCATCCGCATGGCCGCCCTGATGAAGCAGCGCGTGATCCATGTGTTCACGCACGACTCCATCGGCCTGGGCGAAGACGGCCCCACCCACCAGTCCATCGAGCACGCAGCCTCCCTGCGCCTGATCCCCGGTCTGGACGTGTGGCGCCCCGCCGACACCACCGAGACCGCCGTGGCCTGGACCGTGGCCCTGAGCCAGAAGAACAAGCCCACAGCCATGCTGCTGAGCCGCCAGAACCTGGCTTACTCGCCCAAGAGCGAAGACGCGCTGGACGACATCGCCTGCGGCGCCTACGTGCTCTCCGAGCCCAAGGATGTGGGCCTGAAGGGCAAGAAGGCCCAGGCCGTGATCATCGCCACCGGCTCCGAAGTGCAGCTGGCTCTGGCTGCCCAGAAGCAGCTGGCCGAACGCAAGATCGCCGTGCGCGTGGTCTCCATGCCCAGCACCACGACCTTCGACAAGCAGGATGTGAAGTACAAGAAGGCCGTGCTGCCCGCCGGCCTGCCCCGCATCGCCGTGGAAATGGGCGTGACCGACTTCTGGTGGAAGTACGGCTGCGCCGCCGTGGTCGGCATCGACACCTACGGCGAGTCCGCTCCCGCAGGCGTGCTGTTCAAGCACTTCGGCTTCACCGCCGAGAATGTGGCCGATACCGTGCAGGTCGCCCTGCAGAACGCTGCCAAGTAAGCGAAAAAGGGGCCTCGTGCCCCTTTTTTCCGGCTGAAGTTTGCTTACCCGCAGTTCTCAGCCATCCGGACCAGGCCTCAGGGAGCCGAGTCCGGGCACAATCCGCTCCGGTTTTTCATTACTCACTATCTACGAGGCAACTATGACGATCAAGGTTGGTATCAACGGCTTCGGCCGCATTGGCCGCAACGTGCTGCGTTCCGCAGTGCAAAACTTCTCCGACATCGAAATCGTCGGCATCAACGACCTGCTGGAGCCTGACTACCTGGCTTACATGTTGAAGTACGACAGCGTGCACGGTCGTTTCGACGGTGAAGTTTCTGTCGAAGGCAACACCCTGGTCGTCAACGGCAAGAAGATCCGCCTGACGCAAGAGCGCGACCCCGCCAACCTGAAGTGGAACGAAGTCGGCGCCGACATCGTGATCGAGTCCACCGGCCTGTTCCTGACCAAGGAAACCGCCCAGAAGCACATCGACGCTGGCGCCAAGAAGGTCATCCTGTCCGCTCCTTCCAAGGACGACACCCCCATGTTCGTGTTCGGCGTGAACCACGGCACCTACAAGGGCGAGGCCATCATCTCCAACGCTTCCTGCACCACCAACTGCCTGGCTCCCGTGGCCAAGGTGCTGAACGACAAGTGGGGCATCAAGCGCGGCCTGATGACCACCGTGCACGCAGCGACCGCCACGCAAAAG
Protein-coding sequences here:
- the tkt gene encoding transketolase — encoded protein: MANTQNMANAIRALAMDAVQQANSGHPGAPMGMADMAVALWSRHLQHNPVNPHWANRDRFILSNGHGSMLIYALLHLSGYDLPIEELKNFRQLHSKTAGHPEVGITPGVETTTGPLGQGITNAVGFALAEKLLAAEFNKDKHEIVDHHTYVFLGDGCLMEGISHEAAALAGAWKLNKLIALYDDNGISIDGKVAPWFIDNTPERFEAYGWNVIRAVDGHNVDALDKAIAAAKKSADKPTLICCKTHIGKGSPNRQDTAKAHGEPLGAEEIALTRAALGWTHGPFEIPAEVYTDWNAKDLGTKAEAAWNEKFAAYTAAFPEQAAEFTRRMAGDLPANFGEIAAKIASDAHDAGATVASRKASQLALEGLTAALPELLGGSADLTGSNLTNTKSTPSFRVDDKGAVVKTEEGQIGRHINYGVREFGMAAIMNGVALHGGFIPYGGTFLTFSDYSRNAIRMAALMKQRVIHVFTHDSIGLGEDGPTHQSIEHAASLRLIPGLDVWRPADTTETAVAWTVALSQKNKPTAMLLSRQNLAYSPKSEDALDDIACGAYVLSEPKDVGLKGKKAQAVIIATGSEVQLALAAQKQLAERKIAVRVVSMPSTTTFDKQDVKYKKAVLPAGLPRIAVEMGVTDFWWKYGCAAVVGIDTYGESAPAGVLFKHFGFTAENVADTVQVALQNAAK
- the gap gene encoding type I glyceraldehyde-3-phosphate dehydrogenase; protein product: MTIKVGINGFGRIGRNVLRSAVQNFSDIEIVGINDLLEPDYLAYMLKYDSVHGRFDGEVSVEGNTLVVNGKKIRLTQERDPANLKWNEVGADIVIESTGLFLTKETAQKHIDAGAKKVILSAPSKDDTPMFVFGVNHGTYKGEAIISNASCTTNCLAPVAKVLNDKWGIKRGLMTTVHAATATQKTVDGPSNKDWRGGRGILENIIPSSTGAAKAVGVVIPELNKKLTGMSFRVPTSDVSVVDLTVELNSEATYEEICAEMKAQSQGALKGVLGYTEDKVVATDFRGETCTSVFDAEAGIALDKTFVKVVSWYDNEWGYSNKCLEMVRVVAK